A DNA window from Turicibacter sp. TJ11 contains the following coding sequences:
- a CDS encoding restriction endonuclease subunit S, whose translation MSFNTLFGKVPEDWTISKIGDIAELRQGLQIASKKRLQSQELGSIPLLKITDLPRKVFSEYVKDIPENYIATKEDIIYTRTGQVGLVYTDVEGCVHNNCFKVILDYNKFDKKYMYYYLNSPQVREYANIIASGSVQKDLTHKAFKIVKVAYPSLKEQKAIADILSSLDEKIELNNQMNETLEEMAQALFKRWFVDFEFPNEEGQPYKSSGGEMIESELGMIPKGWTIEQIGKISEIQNGFAFRADEYVEQGIPVLRTLNIKDGIFENTNTVFLPEEYKDSKYSKYIFEKFDCALVMVGAGIGKIGLILDNTKGGLQNQNMWRFRSLNDAIPQLYLNFLVKQARDKSKNWGNGSAREFYRKDSFSKINVLVANHTLLKQFNELILQLYNKISENVAENEVLVQFRDTLLPKLMSGEIRVSDLKS comes from the coding sequence ATGAGTTTTAATACTTTATTCGGTAAGGTTCCAGAAGATTGGACTATTTCAAAAATTGGTGATATTGCAGAGTTAAGACAGGGGCTACAAATAGCTTCAAAGAAAAGATTACAAAGTCAAGAGTTGGGCAGTATACCTTTATTAAAAATAACTGATTTACCACGGAAAGTTTTTAGTGAATATGTGAAAGATATTCCAGAAAATTATATAGCAACTAAAGAAGATATCATTTATACAAGGACAGGACAAGTAGGTTTAGTTTATACTGATGTTGAAGGGTGTGTACATAATAACTGTTTTAAGGTGATATTAGATTATAATAAGTTTGATAAAAAATATATGTATTACTATTTAAATTCTCCACAGGTAAGAGAATATGCTAATATAATCGCATCAGGTAGTGTACAAAAGGATTTAACCCATAAAGCATTTAAAATTGTCAAAGTAGCTTATCCTTCTTTAAAAGAACAAAAAGCGATTGCTGATATTCTTTCATCTTTAGATGAGAAGATTGAGTTGAACAATCAGATGAATGAGACGCTTGAGGAGATGGCGCAGGCGTTATTTAAGCGATGGTTTGTTGACTTTGAATTTCCAAATGAAGAAGGACAGCCTTACAAATCAAGCGGTGGGGAAATGATCGAAAGTGAACTAGGAATGATTCCTAAAGGGTGGACTATTGAACAAATAGGAAAAATTAGTGAGATTCAAAATGGTTTCGCATTTAGAGCGGATGAGTATGTTGAACAGGGGATTCCAGTGTTGAGAACGTTAAATATAAAAGATGGAATATTTGAAAATACGAATACTGTTTTTCTTCCAGAAGAATATAAAGACTCAAAATATAGCAAATATATTTTTGAAAAATTTGATTGTGCACTTGTAATGGTTGGAGCAGGGATTGGCAAGATTGGATTAATATTAGATAATACAAAAGGTGGATTACAGAACCAAAATATGTGGAGGTTTAGGAGTCTAAATGATGCCATTCCTCAGCTATACTTAAATTTCTTAGTTAAACAAGCACGTGATAAATCTAAAAATTGGGGTAATGGTAGTGCTAGAGAATTTTATAGAAAAGATAGTTTTTCAAAAATTAATGTTTTAGTAGCGAATCATACTTTGTTAAAACAATTTAATGAACTTATTTTACAATTATATAATAAGATAAGTGAAAATGTAGCAGAAAATGAAGTATTAGTTCAATTTAGAGATACCTTATTACCTAAACTGATGTCCGGTGAAATTCGTGTGAGTGATTTGAAAAGTTAG
- a CDS encoding IS3 family transposase (programmed frameshift): protein MTQTKTRRPRRTYSDEFKNQLVQLYLNGKRKCDIVREYDLSSSLLDKWIKQSTSTGSFKEKDNRTDEENELIQLRKKIKQLEMENDIFKASRADLRTKINVIKNNTHKYSVSAMCKVLQVPRSTYYYESKAKKDESQLVADIVEIFRRSRNNYGTRKIKQELKKMGQQVSRRRIGRIMKQVGLVSNYTVAQFKPHPAKCNEDKIKNIVDRNFDEQPHLNVVVSDLTYVRVGHRWHYLCVLVDLFNREIIGYSSGPNKDAELVKKAFCTVKTNLSQIKIFHTDRGNEFKNQIIDEILDTFNIERSLSMKGCPYDNAVAEATYKVIKTEFVNQHLFETPEQLGYEFADYVNWYNNHRIHSSLGYLSPVEYRQNTLKKVV, encoded by the exons ATGACCCAAACGAAAACTCGTAGACCTCGCCGTACTTACTCAGATGAATTTAAGAATCAATTAGTTCAACTTTATCTCAATGGTAAACGTAAATGTGATATTGTTCGTGAATACGATCTCTCATCGTCTTTACTCGATAAATGGATTAAGCAATCAACATCTACTGGTTCTTTTAAGGAGAAAGATAACCGAACAGACGAAGAAAATGAATTGATTCAACTACGCAAAAAGATTAAACAGCTTGAAATGGAAAATGATATTT TTAAAGCAAGCCGCGCTGATCTTAGGACGAAAATAAATGTGATTAAAAACAATACTCACAAATATTCAGTTTCAGCGATGTGTAAAGTCCTTCAGGTGCCTCGTAGTACCTACTATTATGAATCTAAAGCGAAGAAAGATGAGTCTCAACTAGTGGCTGATATCGTTGAGATTTTTCGTCGAAGCCGAAATAACTACGGAACTCGAAAAATTAAGCAAGAATTGAAAAAGATGGGACAACAAGTCTCACGCCGTCGCATCGGTCGTATCATGAAACAAGTTGGTCTTGTCTCAAATTATACGGTCGCTCAATTTAAACCGCATCCAGCTAAATGTAACGAAGATAAGATCAAAAATATCGTGGATCGTAACTTTGATGAACAGCCTCATTTAAACGTAGTTGTCAGTGATTTAACGTACGTTAGAGTTGGTCATCGCTGGCACTATCTTTGTGTGCTTGTTGACCTGTTTAATCGTGAAATTATTGGTTATAGTTCAGGTCCCAATAAGGATGCAGAGTTAGTTAAGAAGGCTTTTTGTACAGTCAAAACTAACCTAAGTCAAATCAAGATCTTCCACACAGATCGGGGAAATGAATTTAAGAATCAAATCATTGATGAGATTTTAGATACGTTTAACATTGAGCGATCTCTAAGCATGAAGGGTTGTCCTTATGATAACGCTGTCGCAGAAGCGACTTATAAAGTCATTAAAACCGAATTTGTTAATCAACACTTATTTGAAACACCAGAACAATTAGGCTATGAATTTGCCGATTACGTTAATTGGTATAATAACCATCGGATTCACTCTTCACTGGGATACTTATCCCCAGTTGAATATCGCCAAAATACCCTTAAAAAAGTTGTTTAG
- a CDS encoding sodium:alanine symporter family protein — MIEYLDQLDSFVWGPPLLILLVGTGILLTIRLGGIQLLKLPHALKLIFKKEQSGEGDISSFGALCTALAATVGTGNIIGVATAIAAGGPGALFWMWLAAFFGMATKYAEGVLAIKYRQIDANGQVAGGPMYYIINGMGEKFRPLASFFAFSGVLVALLGMGTFTQVNAITSSIESTLHLPAEGVGIALAILVGIITFKGISSISKVAEKVVPVMAISYLIICLTILATHHASIVPAFKLIIESAFKPLAAVGGFAGATVSMAIRNGIARGVFSNESGLGSAPIAAAAAKTEWAAEQGLISMTGTFIDSLVICTLTGLTLIVTGVWQTPGVTASALTETAFNSVLPTIAGIPLGSVLLMVCLTLFAFTTILGWNYYGERCCEFLFGVKSIKPYRLLFVFMVGAGAFLQLEAVWLIADIVNGLMALPNLIAIVALSKVVVSETNAYFDYLNQSKEVEIKSVRVVKEQ; from the coding sequence ATGATTGAATACTTAGATCAGTTAGATAGCTTCGTATGGGGGCCACCTCTACTCATTTTACTTGTTGGAACAGGGATCTTGTTAACCATTCGCTTAGGAGGAATCCAGTTACTAAAACTTCCTCATGCCTTAAAGTTAATCTTTAAAAAAGAGCAATCAGGTGAGGGCGATATTTCATCATTTGGAGCGCTTTGTACCGCTTTAGCGGCAACTGTTGGAACAGGAAATATTATTGGTGTGGCGACTGCGATTGCAGCGGGAGGACCAGGTGCTTTATTTTGGATGTGGTTAGCCGCTTTCTTTGGAATGGCAACCAAATATGCAGAAGGTGTTTTAGCGATTAAATATCGTCAAATCGATGCCAACGGTCAAGTAGCGGGTGGACCGATGTATTATATTATTAACGGGATGGGTGAAAAATTCAGACCGTTAGCGAGTTTCTTTGCTTTTAGTGGGGTGCTCGTTGCCTTACTTGGAATGGGAACTTTTACGCAAGTGAATGCAATTACTTCAAGTATTGAAAGTACATTACATCTTCCCGCTGAGGGAGTGGGAATTGCATTAGCGATCTTAGTCGGAATTATTACCTTTAAAGGGATTAGCTCGATTTCAAAAGTGGCAGAAAAAGTGGTCCCAGTGATGGCGATTTCTTATTTAATCATTTGCTTAACGATTTTAGCGACTCACCATGCTTCAATCGTGCCAGCCTTTAAGCTCATTATTGAAAGTGCCTTTAAGCCTTTAGCAGCCGTTGGAGGATTTGCTGGAGCGACAGTGTCAATGGCGATTCGAAATGGGATTGCTCGTGGGGTCTTTTCAAATGAATCTGGACTTGGAAGTGCGCCGATTGCAGCGGCAGCGGCTAAAACAGAGTGGGCAGCTGAACAAGGATTAATTTCGATGACAGGAACGTTTATTGATAGTTTAGTGATTTGTACATTAACCGGATTAACGTTAATTGTCACTGGCGTATGGCAAACACCAGGTGTGACTGCTTCGGCGTTAACAGAGACAGCCTTTAACTCGGTTCTTCCAACCATAGCTGGGATTCCGTTAGGATCAGTTCTTTTAATGGTTTGTTTAACGTTATTTGCATTTACAACGATCTTAGGATGGAACTATTACGGGGAACGTTGTTGTGAGTTTTTATTTGGTGTCAAAAGTATTAAACCTTATCGACTTCTGTTTGTTTTCATGGTAGGTGCAGGTGCCTTTTTACAGCTTGAAGCGGTTTGGTTAATTGCGGATATTGTGAATGGATTAATGGCCCTTCCTAACTTAATTGCGATTGTGGCGTTAAGTAAAGTCGTTGTTTCCGAGACAAATGCTTACTTTGATTACTTAAATCAATCGAAGGAAGTAGAAATCAAATCTGTAAGAGTCGTTAAAGAACAGTAG
- a CDS encoding Rpn family recombination-promoting nuclease/putative transposase: MTLALLPPKMDFVFKRIFGNEDHPNVLISFLNAVLNPIDPIKSVSLKDTTIEKSHLEDKWGPHPAEQVPSINGVISRLDVKAITNNGEHINIEIQLKDEYNMIKRSLYYWSKLYEGQLENGDNYQKLSRTICINLLDFNLLDHNKFHSVYRLKDCETNEELTDVMELHFIELKKMKDVKHVKEVKSKLEAWLYFINQPDSELVQELEKVEADIKEAKAELVRLSGDRKERERYEKRRESRLNEVSALAYAEEKGAKKEKIEIAKNLLDVLDDEIISLKTGLSVEEVKQIRKEQN, translated from the coding sequence ATGACTCTAGCGTTGTTACCACCAAAGATGGATTTTGTTTTTAAACGCATTTTTGGGAATGAAGATCATCCTAATGTGTTAATTTCATTTTTAAATGCAGTCTTAAATCCAATTGATCCGATTAAATCAGTTAGTTTAAAAGATACGACCATTGAAAAAAGTCATTTAGAAGATAAGTGGGGTCCCCATCCTGCAGAGCAGGTGCCATCAATTAATGGGGTAATAAGTCGATTAGATGTGAAAGCTATCACTAATAATGGTGAACATATTAACATTGAAATTCAGCTAAAAGATGAATACAATATGATTAAACGTAGCTTATATTATTGGAGTAAGTTATATGAAGGACAACTTGAAAATGGAGACAACTATCAAAAATTATCAAGAACAATCTGTATCAACTTATTGGATTTTAATTTATTAGATCATAATAAATTCCATAGTGTTTATCGTTTGAAAGACTGTGAAACGAATGAAGAATTAACCGATGTGATGGAGTTACATTTTATTGAGTTGAAAAAAATGAAAGATGTAAAACATGTCAAAGAGGTTAAAAGTAAGTTAGAAGCTTGGTTATATTTCATTAATCAACCTGATAGTGAGTTAGTTCAGGAATTAGAAAAAGTAGAAGCCGACATTAAAGAAGCGAAGGCTGAATTAGTTCGATTAAGTGGCGATCGTAAAGAAAGAGAACGATATGAAAAACGCAGAGAATCGCGATTAAATGAAGTCAGTGCTTTAGCCTATGCAGAAGAAAAAGGGGCAAAAAAAGAAAAAATAGAAATTGCTAAAAATTTATTAGATGTGTTAGATGATGAAATCATTTCATTGAAAACAGGATTATCTGTTGAAGAAGTGAAACAAATAAGAAAAGAGCAAAACTAG
- a CDS encoding type I restriction endonuclease subunit R — protein MFTETSFENVVIDYLKELGYEYAHGSELVKEEKEVLLLDRLKQALVRLNPNIPTSSLLEAIRFIKNFDTNDVFTNNKTFHHYLTEGVEISDFINGKTEYYRIKLIDFEQISNNDFLVVNQLEITEDGSKKIPDVFVYINGIPLIVMELKSTSREEVTIEDAYKQLMNYKNVHIPSLFYYNAFLVISDGVETKAGTITASFDRFMSWKKVNSEDDPAMYQNRWLESLMFGVLDQTRLLDVIKNFILFTKNAKIMAQYHQYYGMKKAISSCERAVCGDGRAGVVWHTQGSGKSFSMTFLAGNLVKSMTLKNPTLIVITDRNDLDGQLYETFKSASDFLRQKPVKMDSRQEVKDYLGGCETGGIVFSTIQKFVEETGLLSERQNIVVMVDEAHRTQYGLDGKFDLDKGEMKYGYAKYLREALPNATYIAFTGTPIETTDKSTYGVFGDLIDVYDMTQAVDDGATVKIYYESRLAKVQLNERKLQDIDNEYWSMQVNEGVEDYVIEQSQKQMSRMEQIITHPERIRQVVSDLIEHYEDRQHLVAGKAMVVAYSRKAAWAMYQEMMEQRPEWKNKVRMVMTSNNQDEEDMAKLIGNKKTQKQYEVEFRDINSEFKIVIVVDMWLTGFDVPSLDTMYIDKPMKAHNLMQAIARVNRVYEGKTGGLVVDYIGLKKELFDALKTYTNRDQDKIQENEEAKRLAFDYIELLRNMFHSFDYSDFFKDSDRRRYELIRDGAEYVQLNEKRKAQFMDTTKRLKDVFKICTSLLEKEMKQEISYFIAVRSFIMKTNKTGTPDLKEVNNRISKMLEEAILGDEVLVLSEAGSSDNFDLLTEENLQKLQAMPQKNIAANILMRVMKEKVNSLKKVNLVKSKEFSEKLQRILEQYNNRHDQEDVYLVLEELIKLKDAILISIEEGTQLHLTYEEKAFFDVLTDDLEILESMDREVLLLIAKDLAKVIRETIGETGDEWYKSERAQAKMRTKIKRLLRKYDYPPNKSEKAINQVLEQAELQCMSMK, from the coding sequence TTGTTTACGGAGACGAGTTTTGAAAATGTCGTCATCGACTATTTAAAAGAATTGGGATATGAGTATGCTCATGGAAGTGAGTTAGTTAAAGAAGAGAAAGAAGTTTTATTACTGGATCGTTTAAAACAAGCGTTAGTTCGCTTGAATCCTAATATTCCAACATCAAGTCTTTTAGAAGCGATTCGATTCATAAAAAACTTTGATACGAATGATGTGTTTACGAATAATAAAACCTTCCATCATTATTTAACAGAAGGTGTTGAAATTAGTGATTTTATTAATGGAAAAACAGAGTATTATCGTATCAAGCTAATTGATTTTGAACAAATTTCAAATAATGATTTTTTAGTCGTGAATCAGCTTGAAATTACGGAAGATGGAAGCAAAAAGATTCCAGATGTATTCGTGTATATCAATGGAATTCCACTAATTGTGATGGAGCTTAAAAGCACGTCGCGTGAAGAAGTCACGATAGAAGACGCGTATAAGCAATTGATGAATTATAAAAACGTTCATATCCCTTCATTATTTTACTATAACGCCTTTTTAGTGATTAGTGATGGTGTGGAAACTAAAGCAGGGACTATTACTGCTTCCTTTGATCGCTTCATGAGTTGGAAAAAAGTCAATTCTGAAGATGATCCTGCGATGTATCAAAATCGATGGCTTGAGAGCTTAATGTTTGGGGTATTGGATCAAACGAGATTGCTTGATGTCATTAAAAACTTTATCTTATTTACAAAGAATGCAAAAATTATGGCACAGTATCATCAATATTATGGAATGAAAAAGGCCATTTCAAGTTGTGAGCGTGCCGTTTGTGGTGACGGACGAGCAGGTGTGGTCTGGCATACTCAAGGAAGTGGAAAAAGTTTTTCCATGACGTTTTTAGCAGGAAATCTTGTTAAAAGTATGACGCTTAAAAATCCAACTTTAATTGTGATTACCGATCGTAACGATTTAGATGGTCAGTTGTATGAAACCTTTAAATCAGCGAGTGATTTTTTACGTCAAAAACCCGTCAAAATGGATTCACGTCAAGAAGTGAAAGATTATTTGGGGGGATGTGAAACCGGAGGAATTGTCTTTTCAACGATTCAAAAGTTTGTTGAAGAAACGGGCTTATTATCTGAACGTCAGAATATTGTCGTGATGGTTGATGAAGCACATCGCACGCAATATGGTCTTGATGGAAAGTTTGATTTAGATAAAGGTGAGATGAAATACGGCTATGCGAAGTATTTACGTGAAGCCTTACCAAATGCGACGTATATTGCCTTCACTGGAACACCCATTGAAACAACTGATAAATCAACTTATGGGGTGTTTGGTGATCTAATTGATGTGTATGATATGACACAGGCTGTCGATGATGGAGCAACCGTTAAAATTTATTATGAATCACGTTTAGCTAAAGTCCAACTCAATGAACGAAAACTTCAAGACATTGATAATGAATACTGGAGTATGCAAGTCAATGAGGGCGTTGAAGATTACGTTATTGAACAAAGTCAAAAACAAATGAGTCGAATGGAACAAATCATTACCCATCCTGAGCGTATTCGCCAAGTCGTGAGTGATTTAATAGAACACTATGAAGATCGTCAACACTTAGTCGCTGGAAAAGCGATGGTTGTTGCTTATTCACGAAAAGCTGCGTGGGCTATGTATCAAGAAATGATGGAACAACGTCCAGAGTGGAAAAACAAAGTGCGTATGGTCATGACGTCGAACAATCAAGATGAAGAAGACATGGCTAAACTCATTGGAAATAAAAAGACACAAAAACAATACGAAGTTGAGTTTCGTGACATTAATTCTGAATTTAAAATAGTCATTGTTGTCGACATGTGGCTCACTGGTTTTGATGTTCCTTCATTAGATACGATGTATATTGATAAACCGATGAAAGCTCATAATCTCATGCAAGCTATTGCGCGTGTCAATCGTGTATATGAAGGAAAAACTGGTGGCTTAGTGGTCGATTACATTGGACTAAAAAAAGAGTTATTTGATGCGCTTAAAACGTACACGAATCGTGACCAAGATAAAATCCAAGAAAATGAGGAAGCGAAACGTTTAGCATTTGATTATATTGAATTATTACGTAATATGTTTCATTCTTTCGATTACAGTGACTTCTTTAAAGACAGTGATCGTCGTCGTTATGAACTCATTCGTGATGGGGCTGAATATGTGCAACTTAATGAAAAACGAAAAGCACAGTTTATGGACACGACCAAACGCTTAAAAGATGTTTTTAAAATCTGTACGAGTTTATTAGAGAAGGAAATGAAACAAGAAATTTCATACTTTATCGCGGTGCGTTCGTTTATCATGAAAACAAACAAAACAGGAACACCGGATTTGAAAGAAGTGAATAATAGAATCTCTAAAATGCTAGAAGAAGCCATTTTAGGTGATGAAGTGTTAGTTCTTTCTGAGGCGGGAAGCTCAGATAACTTTGATCTACTAACAGAAGAAAATCTTCAAAAACTTCAAGCCATGCCACAAAAAAATATCGCTGCTAATATTTTAATGCGTGTGATGAAAGAAAAAGTGAACAGTTTAAAGAAAGTGAACTTAGTCAAAAGTAAAGAATTCTCAGAAAAGCTACAACGGATCTTAGAACAATATAACAATCGTCACGATCAAGAAGATGTGTATCTTGTGCTTGAAGAGTTAATTAAATTAAAAGATGCAATTTTAATTTCGATTGAAGAAGGAACACAACTTCATTTAACCTATGAAGAAAAAGCCTTCTTTGATGTCTTAACCGATGATTTAGAAATTTTAGAAAGCATGGATCGTGAAGTTTTATTACTCATTGCAAAAGACCTAGCGAAAGTCATTCGTGAAACCATTGGGGAAACAGGGGACGAATGGTATAAAAGTGAACGAGCACAAGCCAAAATGCGTACTAAAATCAAACGCCTGTTAAGAAAGTACGATTATCCACCAAACAAAAGCGAAAAAGCCATCAACCAAGTTCTTGAACAAGCCGAACTCCAATGCATGAGTATGAAATAA
- a CDS encoding SWIM zinc finger domain-containing protein: MKLSNFKQEVDEVILKRGYDYYKEGHVLGKRCVHEGHYEVLVVGHENYKVNVWLDSNGTLLSYHCNCPFKGGPICKHEVAAFYALSISFKPKESELVQLLKTLPVETLVHELAEVAGYDVNVYQHLMTYQKHSDLLAQFELELEAIVAKHLHFGHIIFGKAIERLTNDLSMLMMKIDQLPDSHMMLLKCEMALLLREECAGMDEQLDDTNAVFTDFLGELHALLQSLVFQALDDECAAHDVFDFLMTKLSSTTDIDFELLDLIFEYGRHPKYLSLIMNYLKEKVDVVDETMKSSLYQCWYELLVRYSEEEAIHFLDQYHQIKGLQIYRLEQLIQKEAYDEALLLVLTLESLEGYQYDLSLKETRYLIYEKLNQVEDMKQLAEALFLEGHVSYYDVLKNLYHESFATFYESLKNRLKSTNDSSIYLKLIEFENDKEAMVEYIREHLSTIEVYAKLLFDGYPLEVCELYEQYICEETKQAMNRVAYRRICLILRRFGAYTTLNQLESFIHSLIQMFPRRRALKEELHQLLQELKGENKEVEIEQLSIEIA, translated from the coding sequence ATGAAGCTATCGAATTTTAAACAAGAAGTAGATGAGGTGATTTTAAAGCGTGGCTATGATTATTATAAAGAAGGTCATGTGTTAGGAAAACGATGTGTTCATGAGGGTCATTACGAAGTCTTAGTGGTTGGTCATGAGAATTACAAAGTCAATGTTTGGCTTGATTCAAATGGAACGCTACTTTCTTATCACTGTAATTGTCCGTTTAAAGGAGGACCGATTTGTAAACATGAAGTGGCAGCTTTTTATGCGCTATCTATCTCCTTTAAACCAAAAGAAAGCGAGCTTGTTCAACTACTTAAAACGTTGCCTGTTGAGACATTAGTTCATGAGTTAGCAGAAGTCGCAGGTTATGATGTGAATGTCTATCAGCACTTGATGACGTATCAAAAACATAGCGATTTATTGGCTCAGTTTGAGTTAGAATTAGAGGCGATTGTCGCTAAACATCTTCATTTCGGTCATATCATTTTTGGAAAGGCGATTGAGCGATTAACGAACGATTTGAGTATGTTAATGATGAAAATTGATCAATTACCGGATTCTCATATGATGTTGTTAAAATGTGAGATGGCGCTTTTGTTACGAGAAGAATGCGCGGGAATGGATGAACAACTTGATGATACAAATGCTGTTTTCACCGATTTTTTAGGTGAACTTCATGCCCTTTTACAAAGTCTAGTTTTTCAAGCGCTTGATGATGAATGTGCCGCTCATGACGTTTTTGATTTTTTAATGACTAAGTTAAGTTCAACAACCGACATTGATTTTGAACTGCTTGATCTTATTTTTGAATATGGACGTCATCCAAAATATCTATCACTCATTATGAACTACCTAAAAGAGAAGGTAGATGTTGTTGATGAGACAATGAAATCTTCGTTATACCAATGTTGGTATGAGTTGTTAGTTCGTTACAGTGAGGAAGAAGCCATTCACTTTTTAGATCAGTATCATCAAATTAAAGGATTACAAATCTATCGACTCGAACAATTGATTCAAAAAGAGGCATATGATGAGGCACTGCTACTTGTTTTGACGCTTGAATCATTAGAAGGTTATCAATACGATCTTTCGTTAAAAGAAACTCGCTATCTCATTTATGAAAAGTTAAATCAAGTCGAGGACATGAAGCAGTTAGCTGAGGCGTTGTTTTTAGAGGGTCACGTCTCGTATTATGACGTGCTAAAAAATCTTTATCATGAGAGCTTTGCAACGTTTTATGAGTCATTAAAGAATCGATTAAAGTCGACAAATGATTCATCCATCTACTTAAAACTCATAGAGTTTGAGAACGATAAGGAAGCGATGGTTGAGTACATTCGAGAACATTTATCAACGATTGAAGTGTATGCCAAGCTTCTTTTTGATGGGTATCCGCTTGAGGTTTGTGAGTTATATGAACAGTATATTTGTGAGGAAACAAAGCAAGCGATGAATCGAGTCGCTTATCGTCGAATTTGTCTAATTTTAAGACGATTTGGTGCTTATACAACACTAAATCAGCTTGAATCCTTTATTCATTCACTCATTCAAATGTTTCCAAGACGTCGAGCCTTAAAAGAAGAGTTACATCAATTACTTCAAGAACTAAAGGGTGAGAATAAGGAAGTAGAAATCGAGCAACTTTCTATTGAAATTGCTTAA
- a CDS encoding Rpn family recombination-promoting nuclease/putative transposase, which yields MFYWSKLYSSNIKKGQNYEVLPKVITINILNFNYYDEKWIHLFFTPTADVDSNLKMNELEVHFIQLLAFRKKHDKNFKTHDLERWLTFLTQSVNKEELEEIVAMDQEILKAYEEIKHLLSDEEVLAVAEAREKQFLDYNSAMINAEARGVQQNKLENAKALLDVLEDEVIAEKIGLELEIVQELRKNMELKK from the coding sequence TTGTTTTATTGGAGTAAATTATATTCTTCAAATATTAAGAAGGGGCAGAACTACGAGGTGCTTCCCAAAGTCATTACCATTAATATTTTGAATTTTAACTACTATGATGAAAAATGGATTCATTTATTCTTTACTCCAACGGCTGATGTAGATTCAAATCTTAAGATGAATGAACTTGAAGTTCATTTTATCCAGTTACTAGCCTTTCGCAAGAAACATGACAAAAATTTCAAAACACATGATTTAGAACGCTGGTTAACATTTTTGACACAATCAGTTAATAAAGAAGAGTTAGAGGAGATTGTAGCCATGGATCAGGAGATTTTAAAAGCGTATGAAGAAATTAAGCACTTATTAAGTGATGAGGAAGTCTTAGCAGTTGCCGAGGCAAGAGAAAAACAGTTTTTAGACTATAACAGTGCCATGATTAATGCAGAAGCAAGAGGTGTCCAACAAAATAAGTTAGAAAATGCAAAGGCGTTACTTGATGTTTTAGAAGACGAAGTGATAGCTGAAAAAATTGGATTAGAACTGGAAATTGTTCAAGAGTTAAGAAAAAATATGGAGTTAAAAAAATAA
- a CDS encoding Rpn family recombination-promoting nuclease/putative transposase encodes MKWKVSPFNDFIFKKLFGTVGDENLLKAFLNAVMKDKKLPLIEELTIIEKLELDKNHFEEKLGIGLSTLN; translated from the coding sequence TTGAAGTGGAAAGTGAGTCCATTTAATGATTTTATTTTTAAAAAGCTATTCGGAACGGTCGGTGATGAAAATTTATTAAAAGCTTTTTTAAATGCGGTCATGAAGGATAAAAAACTACCTTTGATTGAGGAATTAACCATTATAGAGAAATTAGAGTTAGACAAAAATCATTTCGAAGAAAAGCTAGGAATTGGATTGTCAACACTAAACTAA